ATATAAATTTCAGAGTTTGAATTATTTCTCTTTAACGTTctgctttattatttatttatattgatGAATATATTTTTTGAATAACTCAGATAAATGAGTTGTTCGAATGCTTTTGGTCATTTGAAACACAATGATCGGTTGAAAAAGTAAACtataataatgtaaatgtaataagCATACACTGATTATTCAAATGTGCCAGAAAGTTCCTGATTCTTTAATACACGGACATTTCTTTTCACAATATTGGAAACAACCATTACACAGATTCAGTTATTGGAGCAGCTTAATATTTTATAGTTAATCTTCAAACCTAGAAAATGAACCAAGACCAACTTACACAATAATTCAATAATTACTTAAGCAGTTCAgtctatttgtgttttgcacaACCATTAACCAGGCTTTGTACTTTCTTTATGAATGTTATAGTAaacttatgttttattttagtgactttatattttattgttaaatGTATGGCATCAAAAAACCACCACCAACAAAAACAATCTGACCTGTCAGTTCTTTTTAATCACTGACATGTGATCATGATTTAGTTATTTAAAAAGATAATCAGCTGCTCATCAGTAAATAGGGAATTTCCCTTGCTGATAACTGACTGATAGCTCTGACTAGCCTCTCATTATCTCCACCCACACGCCATCATTACAGTCATGCTGACCTCAGGTGGAAATGTTGGAGTACTGCAATTTAGATCTACCTTCCCCCACTCCCCACCCACCATAAAGTTTTGACTGTATTGTCAAATAGACATATCAATATGTTTTCACATATATATGGATTCATATGTatgtacagacacacaaacatatacaaTATTATCAGCTGGGAGGGAACAATTTCACAAAAAGTATGGAGAGCTTCTTCATGCATGGTGTAGACAGCCTGTGCACTTTAGTATCACCATTTTTCCGTAAGACAAACAGAGCAGCTATCACAAAAAAAGATAACCTTCTAAGGTCACAAGGAATTTGACTGTTAAAGTCACACGTGGCTTGTTTGTTCATGATTTGAACACAGAGCTTTTTTAGTCGTTTAAAGAGAAATTGTGTCTTTCAAAGAGCAGTTTTTCCATGTAGGGAACTTACTGAATTCCAAAGCAACTTCTTTAAAAGGCAAAGAATTTAAATAATATGTTATTGAGACTTCATAAAAAATAGCCAGGCATCATGGTCGTGGACTGCCAGGCATCCAGAAATGTTTGTGGGATTATTCTTTTCCCTGTGTCCTATAAGTGGCTCAAGAGAAGGGATGTTTTCTCAGGACCTTTACCAGAGGGCTGGGCTTTGGTTGGATAAGAGGGTTGGCTGCTTTGCCTGCAAAtcgacaagaaagaaaaaaaaatggaaaagaggGAGGGCAGAGTCAGTGTTCGGGGAAGGCCTTTTTCAGCCCTTCTTCTCTTTCACTTTATAGGTCCTCCAAACACCCACCCAcatactgacacacacacacagatagcaGAACCTACTAGACAAAGTCAGGAAGTGACATCACCTACAGGAAGAGAAGGCAAatatcttttttctcttttagtgTGTTGTCTGTTTTCCTGAGGGAAGTTGGAGCCCCTTAAGACCGTTAGCAACTAGCAGAGAGAAAATTCAGAGGACCTAGAGGGGGCAGAGTCACTGAAGCAGGCTTTCACAGGGAGTTTAGAATCAAAGGATCCAGACACTTGAATCCTCCCTGAACTTCCCACAACTCTCCACCACATTCCAAATACTCCGCTGCAGGATTTCGGCCAGGTACAGTGCACAGAGATTTTCCATTCTGTAATGTCTTGTTTTGCTTTCCCACTGACAATTTGTTTCTTGTTGTTGCTGCACCACGAAATGAAAGAGTTTCAAGAAATTGCAGTGTCTGATGGAAAACTggtagaaaaagaagaaaacaaagcatGCATGCCACATTGCATGCTCTAACATGCTTCAGTGTGACTGCTCAGGCAAGTAGGGACAGAAATTGGTCAACAGTCACTTCCTCCTTCATACTGTCACTTTTGTATAAATCATAACTGTTTTCGTATCCCAAAGATGTCTGAGCTGAATCTTTAACTGAACCAGTGTCTCTCAGAGTTTAGGAGTGAATGAAGCTCTGTCTAACTCTCGTTTGTTATGGACATATTCAGAGCTATCGACTGACCACGTATTCAAGTTCCCCCAGTGGTGAGTTTTGAACTGAGATCAGGCAAACTATGAAAGCTAGTGGAAAGAGCCAATGGAGATGAtcacatgtgtttttatttttagccatTGCCTTTTCCTCAGATTAAGACAGGAAGGACCCCAGTCCTCCAGAAGCTTTACAAACATGCGAGAGGCCTGTGGGTTGTGATTTTTGAGGTTATTTTGTCAATAGAAAGATAACAACACCCATATCAATATCACGTGTTGGGAGTACAGACTGGCATGAAGTGACAGAAACATCTGCTAATTCAAGTCACCAGAGCCTCAGTTACAACCGTGGGAAATTCTGAATACGGCAGTTAACCCTCTCCAGGCAGacgttgcagatttgcaacagttaagaactaacaacctgattaccccacatacatattttatgagttttttttactcagaagtaccactgcaggacttggttgtgcattagcaacaaaaaacgTAATTTGggcctgagagggttaacaaTGGGACTCAGGACTCAATGCGGCTGCAGTATCATGTGTTGCAATCACAGCTGCTTTAATCTAGGTGTCAGATCTCTGGACATTCTTCCCACATCCTTCAAACGGtgaatagaaatgtacaattCAATTCGGTTTTGCCACGCTAACACGTTTACAAAACATATTTGAGACTATAAAATGTAACCGTCCATCTTCTTGTTTTAAAGTAAATCCTCCAAGTTAATatttgtgtccttgggcgagacacttcacccgttgcctactggtggtggtcagagggcccggtggcgccagtgtccggcagcctcgcctctgtcagtgtgccccagggcagctgtggctacaatgtagctgccatcaccagtgtgtgaatgtgtgtgtgaatgggtggatgactggatgtagtgtaaagtgctttagggtccttagggactagtaaagtgctatacaaatacaggccatttaccatttaccatattatATCAAATAAATTGTGCAATCATTACTGCTtcattaccatgacattcaaaACCTGTGAGGTCATGCTCCCAATACAAGCAAATCACCAGACAGATGGACAATAGTTTTGCACAAAAAATATCCATAAACTcttaatttaatttcctttcTCAAGGAAGAATGGGCCGTTTTCTATCCatatttagtgtgtgtgtgtgtgtgtgcgtgcgtgcgtgcgtgcatgtgcgtgcgtgcgtgcgtgcgtgtgtgtgtgtgtgtgtgtgtgtgcgtgcgtgcgtgcgtgcgtgcgtgcgtgcgtgcgtgtgtgtgtgcgtgtgtgtgtgtgtgtgtcccacacAAAATTAAAGTTGTGGTTCTGCCTTTAAGAGCATTAAAACTATTTGACTCAGGACATTTTCTCACACAGTCCTCTTGAGGACAGTTTAATCTTTAGTGGATCACAGCATACTATTCATTTTCCCAGTTATGCCTGACTCAATTGGCCTGACTTTTGGTACAGCAGACTGAAAGTGTTGCTATTTTTACTGGTAgctgcaactgaaaactttgcTTTGAGGTCATTTGGGTCACAAAGAGCAGCTGTGactataaaaaaacattttagctgGTCTTCTTTAGGAAAAtgtaggtttttgttttgttttttttactttatggtAGCTATAACAATTGTTGTAATTAAATATTGCATGaattgttttatcttttatgttttattcacCCCAAAACATGCCTGTTATTGTCTTCACAGTGCCATCGTGCCAAATGAAAACAAGAGCTCCTTGCAGTCTCTACACGACAGACGCTAACCACCTGTGACCATTCCAAGAGCTGAAATCAGACTGGTTCCCCTCTCCCAGGAAGGCTACACGTTCTCATACTCCAACCTAATTATTTTTCATCATTGCGCACTCTCCCCTTATCTCAGGGGAAATAACTGAGTCAATGGCATTGTGTCTTGGTCAAGTGTTTAGCAAAGACAAAACATTTAGGCCAAAGAAGCGCTTTGAGCCCGGTACGCAGCGGTTTGAACTGTACAAGAAGGCCCAGGCTTCGCTCAAATCTGGCTTGGACCTGAGGAAAGTAGTTCAGCTCCCAGAAGGCGAGAACCTCAATGACTGGATTGCTGTTCACGTGGTggatttcttcaacagaattaaCCTAATCTATGGCACAGTGAGCGAGTACTGCAGCGAGCGCACGTGCCCTATCATGTCTGGGGGACTGAGATATGAGTACAGATGGCAGGACGGTAAAGACTACAAGAGACC
The window above is part of the Maylandia zebra isolate NMK-2024a linkage group LG23, Mzebra_GT3a, whole genome shotgun sequence genome. Proteins encoded here:
- the mob3c gene encoding MOB kinase activator 3C: MALCLGQVFSKDKTFRPKKRFEPGTQRFELYKKAQASLKSGLDLRKVVQLPEGENLNDWIAVHVVDFFNRINLIYGTVSEYCSERTCPIMSGGLRYEYRWQDGKDYKRPTKLPALKYMNLLMDWIESLINNEEIFPTRVGVPFPKNFQQVCKKILSRLFRVFVHVYIHHFDSICSMGAEAHINTCYKHYYYFISEFNLIDHSELEPLKEMTEKICN